A single Ziziphus jujuba cultivar Dongzao chromosome 11, ASM3175591v1 DNA region contains:
- the LOC107431740 gene encoding 60S ribosomal protein L8-1, whose protein sequence is MGRVIRAQRKGAGSVFKSHTHHRKGPARFRSLDFGERNGYLKGVVTDIIHDPGRGAPLAKVAFRHPFRYKKQKELFVAAEGMYTGQFIYCGKKATLVVGNVLPLRSIPEGAVVCNVEHHVGDRGVLARASGDYAIVISHNPDNDTTRVKLPSGAKKIVPSGCRAMVGQVAGGGRTEKPLLKAGNAYHKFRVKRNCWPKVRGVAMNPVEHPHGGGNHQHIGHASTVRRDAPPGQKVGLIAARRTGRLRGQAAATAAKADKA, encoded by the exons ATGGGGAGAGTTATTCGTGCTCAGCGTAAAGGTGCGGGATCGGTGTTCAAGTCCCACACGCACCACCGCAAGGGACCAGCCCGGTTCAGAAGTTTGGACTTCGGCGAGCGAAATGGTTACCTCAAAGGTGTCGTCACCGATATCATTCACGATCCTGGCCGTGGAGCTCCACTTGCCAAGGTCGCCTTCCGTCACCCTTTTAGGTACAAGAAACAGAAAGAGCTCTTCGTCGCCGCCGAGGGCATGTACACCGGCCAGTTCATCTACTGTGGCAAGAAGGCGACTCTCGTCGTCGGCAACGTCTTGCCGCTCAGATCCATCCCTGAAGGGGCTGTGGTCTGCAACGTTGAGCACCATGTCGGTGATCGCGGTGTCCTTGCTAGGGCTTCTGGTGATTACGCCATTGTTATCAGCCATAACCCCGACAACGACACCACCAG GGTGAAGCTTCCTTCTGGTGCGAAGAAGATTGTTCCAAGCGGCTGTAGGGCAATGGTTGGGCAGGTTGCAGGGGGAGGTAGGACTGAGAAGCCTCTTCTTAAAGCTGGTAATGCTTATCACAAATTTAGAGTGAAGAGAAACTGCTGGCCAAAGGTACGTGGTGTGGCTATGAACCCAGTTGAGCATCCTCACGGAGGAGGTAATCACCAGCATATTGGACATGCAAGCACAGTCAGGCGTGATGCTCCTCCTGGCCAAAAGGTGGGTCTCATTGCTGCTAGGAGAACTGGTCGGCTCAGGGGACAAGCCGCTGCAACTGCTGCCAAAGCTGATAAGGCCTAA
- the LOC107431713 gene encoding LOW QUALITY PROTEIN: SKP1-like protein 1A (The sequence of the model RefSeq protein was modified relative to this genomic sequence to represent the inferred CDS: substituted 1 base at 1 genomic stop codon), with translation MAEPSSSSSSMKKITLRSSDGETFEVEEAIAAQXQTIKHMIEDDCADSGIPLPNVSGKILAMVIEYCNKHKDDDVDANSYNDQDQDLKTWYTNFAKVDQATLFDLLLAANYLNIKSLLDLTCQTVADMIKGKTPEEIREIFHIKNDFTPEEEEAIRKENQWAFE, from the coding sequence ATGGCTGAGCCGTCTTCTTCGTCTTCATCTATGAAGAAGATTACGTTGAGGAGTTCGGACGGCGAGACTTTCGAGGTAGAGGAGGCGATCGCCGCTCAATAGCAGACGATCAAGCACATGATTGAGGACGATTGCGCCGACAGCGGCATTCCTCTGCCAAACGTGAGTGGCAAGATTCTGGCGATGGTCATCGAGTACTGCAACAAGCACAAGGACGACGACGTGGATGCTAATTCCTATAATGATCAGGATCAGGATCTGAAGACCTGGTACACCAACTTCGCCAAGGTGGACCAGGCCACGCTCTTCGACCTCCTTCTGGCAGCGAACTACTTGAACATCAAGAGCCTGCTGGACCTCACGTGCCAAACTGTTGCAGATATGATCAAGGGAAAGACCCCTGAAGAGATTCGTGAGATTTTTCACATCAAGAATGACTTTACCCCCGAGGAAGAGGAGGCCATTCGCAAGGAGAACCAATGGGCTTTCGAATAA
- the LOC107431695 gene encoding uncharacterized protein LOC107431695 isoform X2 — protein MSSTQLYHQIVQTKTTALCVSFRRPETTTHSNLHFPPSKTLKYKSLALNTNKGSKWATRLSLVEQSLPKSTVDVERLVGFLYEDLPHLFDDQGIDRTAYDERVKFRDPITKHDTISGYLFNISLLKILFRPDFMLHWVKQTGPYEITTRWTMVMKFILLPWKPELVFTGTSIMGINPETGKFCSHIDFWDSIKENNYFSVEGLWDVFKQLRIYKTPDLETPKYQILKRTANYEVRKYSQFIVVEGRGDKLSGSSGFNDVTGYIFGKNSREEKIPMTTPVFTEAYDSDKSNVSIQVVLPLEKDISSLPDPNQETVSLRKVEGGFAAVLRFSGRPTEDVVREKEKALRSSLIKDSLKPKIGCLLARYNDPGRTWSFVLGDQVVRKSF, from the exons ATGTCAAGCACACAACTTTACCACCAAATTGTCCAAACAAAAACCACCGCCTTATGCGTCAGTTTCCGGCGACCGGAAACCACCACACACTCTAACCTGCACTTCCCTCCTTCCAAAACTTTGAAATACAAAAGCTTAGCCCTTAACACTAACAAGGGCTCCAAATGGGCCACCAGGCTAAGCTTGGTTGAACAAAGCTTGCCAAAATCAACGGTCGACGTGGAACGCTTAGTGGGTTTCTTGTATGAGGATCTACCACATCTCTTTGATGATCAGGGGATTGATCGGACGGCCTACGATGAACGTGTGAAATTTCGGGACCCAATCACCAAGCATGATACCATTAGTGGATATCTGTTTAACATATCTCTATTGAAGATTCTGTTCAGGCCTGATTTCATGTTGCATTGGGTCAAACAG ACAGGTCCTTATGAAATAACCACAAGGTGGACTATGGTTATGAAGTTCATTCTTTTACCATGGAAACCAGAATTGGTCTTCACAGGAACTTCAATTATGGGCATCAATCCAGAGACCGGGAAGTTTTGCAGTCATATT GACTTTTGGGATTCTATAAAGGAGAACAACTATTTTTCTGTGGAAGGTTTGTGGGATGTGTTCAAGCAG CTCCGTATTTATAAGACTCCAGATTTGGAAACGCCCAAATATCAGATTTTGAAAAGAACTGCAAATTATGAG GTTAGGAAGTATTCTCAATTTATAGTGGTAGAAGGAAGAGGAGATAAACTATCTGGGTCCAGTGGCTTTAATGATGTTACTGG GTACATTTTTGGAAAGAATTCCAGAGAGGAGAAGATACCAATGACGACTCCTGTATTCACTGAAGCATATGATTCTGACAAGTCTAACGTATCAATCCAAGTAGTTCTTCCACTGGAGAAAGATATAAGCAG TTTACCGGATCCTAATCAAGAAACAGTTAGCTTGAGAAAGGTGGAAGGAGGGTTTGCTGCTGTACTTAGGTTCAGTGGAAGACCTACTGAGGATGTtgtgagagaaaaagagaaagcttTGCGCTCAAGTCTTATCAAAGACAGCCTGAAACCTAAGATTGGTTGTTTGCTTGCGCGTTACAATGACCCAGGACGAACTTGGAGCTTTGTATTG GGAGACCAAGTGGTAAGAAAAtccttttaa
- the LOC107431705 gene encoding SKP1-like protein 1A has translation MASKKITLKSSEGEAFEVEEAVAVQSETIKHMIEDDCVDNGIPLPNMSSKILAMVIEYCNKHKDVAANSNNGEDQDLKAWDTDFAKVDQATLVDLILSANYLNIKSLLDLTCQAVADMIKGKSPEEIRMTFNIKNDFTPEEEEAIRNENRWAFE, from the coding sequence ATGGCGTCAAAGAAGATTACACTGAAGAGCTCGGAAGGCGAGGCTTTTGAGGTAGAGGAGGCGGTTGCTGTTCAATCGGAGACCATCAAGCACATGATCGAGGACGATTGCGTCGACAACGGTATTCCTCTGCCAAACATGAGCAGCAAGATTCTGGCAATGGTCATCGAGTACTGCAACAAGCACAAGGACGTGGCTGCTAATTCCAATAATGGTGAGGATCAGGACCTCAAGGCCTGGGACACCGACTTCGCGAAGGTGGACCAGGCCACACTCGTCGACCTCATTCTGTCTGCAAACTACTTGAACATCAAGAGCCTGCTGGACCTCACGTGCCAAGCTGTTGCAGACATGATCAAGGGAAAGTCCCCCGAAGAGATCCGAATGACTTTTAACATCAAGAATGATTTTACCCCTGAGGAAGAGGAGGCCATTCGCAATGAGAACCGATGGGCTTTTGAATAG
- the LOC107431695 gene encoding uncharacterized protein LOC107431695 isoform X1 gives MSSTQLYHQIVQTKTTALCVSFRRPETTTHSNLHFPPSKTLKYKSLALNTNKGSKWATRLSLVEQSLPKSTVDVERLVGFLYEDLPHLFDDQGIDRTAYDERVKFRDPITKHDTISGYLFNISLLKILFRPDFMLHWVKQTGPYEITTRWTMVMKFILLPWKPELVFTGTSIMGINPETGKFCSHIDFWDSIKENNYFSVEGLWDVFKQLRIYKTPDLETPKYQILKRTANYEVRKYSQFIVVEGRGDKLSGSSGFNDVTGYIFGKNSREEKIPMTTPVFTEAYDSDKSNVSIQVVLPLEKDISSLPDPNQETVSLRKVEGGFAAVLRFSGRPTEDVVREKEKALRSSLIKDSLKPKIGCLLARYNDPGRTWSFVLRNEVLIWLEDFTLD, from the exons ATGTCAAGCACACAACTTTACCACCAAATTGTCCAAACAAAAACCACCGCCTTATGCGTCAGTTTCCGGCGACCGGAAACCACCACACACTCTAACCTGCACTTCCCTCCTTCCAAAACTTTGAAATACAAAAGCTTAGCCCTTAACACTAACAAGGGCTCCAAATGGGCCACCAGGCTAAGCTTGGTTGAACAAAGCTTGCCAAAATCAACGGTCGACGTGGAACGCTTAGTGGGTTTCTTGTATGAGGATCTACCACATCTCTTTGATGATCAGGGGATTGATCGGACGGCCTACGATGAACGTGTGAAATTTCGGGACCCAATCACCAAGCATGATACCATTAGTGGATATCTGTTTAACATATCTCTATTGAAGATTCTGTTCAGGCCTGATTTCATGTTGCATTGGGTCAAACAG ACAGGTCCTTATGAAATAACCACAAGGTGGACTATGGTTATGAAGTTCATTCTTTTACCATGGAAACCAGAATTGGTCTTCACAGGAACTTCAATTATGGGCATCAATCCAGAGACCGGGAAGTTTTGCAGTCATATT GACTTTTGGGATTCTATAAAGGAGAACAACTATTTTTCTGTGGAAGGTTTGTGGGATGTGTTCAAGCAG CTCCGTATTTATAAGACTCCAGATTTGGAAACGCCCAAATATCAGATTTTGAAAAGAACTGCAAATTATGAG GTTAGGAAGTATTCTCAATTTATAGTGGTAGAAGGAAGAGGAGATAAACTATCTGGGTCCAGTGGCTTTAATGATGTTACTGG GTACATTTTTGGAAAGAATTCCAGAGAGGAGAAGATACCAATGACGACTCCTGTATTCACTGAAGCATATGATTCTGACAAGTCTAACGTATCAATCCAAGTAGTTCTTCCACTGGAGAAAGATATAAGCAG TTTACCGGATCCTAATCAAGAAACAGTTAGCTTGAGAAAGGTGGAAGGAGGGTTTGCTGCTGTACTTAGGTTCAGTGGAAGACCTACTGAGGATGTtgtgagagaaaaagagaaagcttTGCGCTCAAGTCTTATCAAAGACAGCCTGAAACCTAAGATTGGTTGTTTGCTTGCGCGTTACAATGACCCAGGACGAACTTGGAGCTTTGTATTG AGGAATGAGGTGCTAATATGGCTCGAGGACTTTACATTGGACTAG